CGAGCGCTTCCTCGCACACGCTGCCCACGAATAACACGTCGTGGCGCGTGCGGATGCGCGCATGATCCAGTGCGTCAGCGACCGCCAGCATCGTCGCAAGGCCGCCCGCATTGTCGGCGATGCCCGGCGCCTTGAGCACTTGCCCGCGACGGCCCGACTGGACCACCTGCGGCGCAACGCCGGACCCGAACACGGTATCAAGATGCGCGGCAACGACAATGCAGCGCCGGCCCTCTGCGCCCCTGCGCACAGCGACCAGATTGCCGACTCCATCGGTGGAAATGCTCGATAGCGACATGGGGCGCAGCAGCTTGCCGACGAACCGCGCGCGATGTTCCTCGTGGAACGTCGGCGCAGGGATCTCGCAAATGGCGATCTGCTGCGCGGTCGTCTTGGCGCGCCGAGTCTCGACGAATGACAACGCCGGACGCAGCGCCTCGACAAGACAGCCGCCTGCGTGCGCGTCGCTCATCGAGGTGTCCATTCGTCGCCCGCGCCGTTGTCGAAGCGCCTGGTCAGTGTGCCGTCGGGCATCATGACGATGAACGGTTTGCGAAGCCGCCGGTGGCGCGCCTCGGTCTGGCGGCATAAGTTGACGTGGAATGCCTTCTCGCCCTCGTGCCGTTCGAACAGCAGGTTCCAGAACTGCACGTGATTGCGGATGAACGCCTGTCGCACCAGCTCGGGACGGCCGACAAGATGGCACTTGTCGCGCAGGCAGGTGTTGAAAAACAGACCGACCGCCCGCTCGTCGTCGTCCACGTACGGATACGTCGGGAAGATGCGGCACACGATGCTGCGCCAAGGCCGCTCGCACCGCGCGGGGCCCGGACACTCGACAAAGAGGTGGTACTCGAGTTCGTCCAGCTTCTCCTTCGGGTCCTTGGGCACGTATGGGCGCCACATCGCGGAGTGGCGCCGTACGTACTCGTACTCGTCGAAGTACATGAGCGGGATGGCCTTCGAGATGTCGCAGCAGTACGGCATCTTATTGCGGTTGCGGGCCGCGCACACCGCCCCGCAGTCGAAATCGGCGATCTCCTCGTCGAGCAACGCGTAGAACTCTTGGATGTCCTGGGGTCGAAGCACGTGTCAAATTGCCCTTCTGTCTCTTGCTGTCACACGCGGAGTATAGCAGCGCGCGCCCGCCGGTTCCAGCATGGGCCGGTCTGCCCCACGCCCTTGCGACCGCGCGGCCGAGGCGTGCGCCGCGCTGCGGTTGCCGCGCCGTCCGGAAACGCACCGCGCCGCCACAATTCGCTTGACGACGCGCGCGTGTCCTGCTACCGGATGTCTGTGCAGCGCGGATGTCCCGCCTCCGGCAGGATTCCGCGAGACCTGAATGCTTTATTCGTTCTGTCCTGCTGGGCGGCGCTGTGTCCCCATCATTCGGGCGCCGTGCGGCGGGAAAGGAGGCGACAATGTCTCCCGGGGAGGCTCTGTCTCAGATTGTCGAGGAGAACGTCGTTCTGCGCTCGGTGCTCCGCGAGCAGCGTAAGCTCCAGAGCGCCTTGAGCCACATGAACGGACGCCTCCGGTCGTTTTTGGCCACCGTGCCTGGCGTTCTCTATAGCTTCCGTCCCGACGGCCGGCTCGAGTACATCAGCCCATCAGTTCAGGGCCTGCTCGGGCAGCCTGATAGATTCTATCTCGGCGACGCAGGCCGCTATCTCGACCAGGTCCATCCAGACGACCTTGGCCGCGTGTTCCATTGGCGCCTGCAGCTCATCTATGCACGCGGACCAATGGCTTCAGAGCTGCGCTATCGCATTGTCCGGCCCGATGACACAGTTGTCGAGGTGCTCGACCGCGCCACGGCCGTCTTTGAGGACGGGGAACTCGCCCGCGTTGACGGCCTCATCGTTGTTGCAGCGGCGCACGATGCCTTCCCCGGCGAGCGGCACACGGCGGCTGTCGCTCAAGCCTGAACCAACCGCAAAGCACGCTGAGACCGCAGCGACCTCGTTCATGGATGGCGCGCATGCGCGTCCGCGCCCGCGTGTTCACGCGCGCCTCCGGGGCGAATCTCCTTGTTGCCCTCACGGTGCGCGCCTGCTACTGTCCAAGCCTCGACGAGAACCTGTTGGTGGGCCGCGCCGTTGGTGGACGCTTCAATCGTCATTCTCACACTCAACGCCGGGACGCGCTTCCGGCGCGTGCTCGAGGCAATCGACGCCCAGCGTTTTGACGGCTCGGTCGAAGTCCTCGTCCTCGACTCCGGCTCGACCGACGGCACGCTCGAGCTTGCCGCTGCGCATAACCGCGTGCGCGTGCATTCCATCGCCAACTTCGGCCACGGCCGCACGCGCAACGAAGGCGCCCGCCTGGCCGCGGGCGAGTTCATCGTCTACCTGACCCAGGACGCCCTGCCGCTCGGCGAGCGCTGGCTGGCCAACCTGCTCGCGCCGTTCGACGATCCCAAGGTTGCCGCGACATACTCGCGCCAAGTGCCGTACGCCGACGCCACGCCGATGGAGCGCTTCTTCCTCAGCAAACGATTTCCCGACGTGCGCGTTGTCCGGCCTGAGCCCACCAAGCACCGGCTCGGCCTTTACACCGTCTTTTTCTCCAACGTGAGCTCGGCTATCCGCCGGACGATCCTGCTCGAGCACCCGTTCGACGACGACCTCATCATGAGCGAGGACCAGCAGTTCGCCCGCGACGTCATCGCCGCCGGCTGGCGCACCGTCTACGAGCCGGCCTCTGTCGTGCGCCACTCGCACCGCTACACGCTCTGGCAAGTCTTCACCCGATACTTCGACTCGCTCTACTCGCTCGAGGAGATCTTCGACGACTCGACCGGCAACGTCTCCTTCGAAGGGATCAAGTACACCCTCAGCGAGCTCTGGCACGTTCTTACCCATCACCTTCACTGGCTCCCGTACCTTCTTTTCTACGACGCCTCCAAAGCCGCCGGCACACTCGCCGGCCACCTCGGCCACCATCTTCCCATCCGCATCCGCCGCGCCCTGTCGATGCATAAGAACTACTGGCACACATCCGGGGAAGTCGAGCACGAGGGAACCCGTCGAACACGATGAGAGTCTCAAGTGGGGTAGTGCTGTCCAGAGAGCTGGACGTCAGATGGGGAGGGAGGCTATGACGCGTTTGCTCGTCCGCGGACCCGCGATCCTGCTTGTTTGTCTGGGCCTCCTGACACTTTCGTGCGTGCGTCCATCGAGTCTCGTGTTCGACTCGATCGTGACCGAAAACCTCATCCGGCACGGGTGCGAGAACGAGGTGCCTTTCGAGTTCGGGACGAGCGAGAGTCCGGGAGAGCGGTGTTACTCGGCTGGGTTTGTCTTTGGCCCTGACTACCCGAATAGCCATGCGTATGTCAGCGTCACGGTTGCGCGGGCGGGGAAGCTACTGGATCTGCGTGAATACCACCGTTTCAAGAGGAAAGTCCGGATGGAAGACAAAGACCAGCCCCATGACATGCAGTGGGGTTCTTCCCTTTTCCCGGACATAGGCAGAAGGGCGATGGTTGGTCTGGTTCTGAGTCCGAACGGAGGCGGAGACGCCGTGGTCTTCACGACCAGCGATGGCCGCTTCGATATCAAGGTCGAACAGGGCAACCACTTGGCCAAGGGCCTTGAGGGGCCGAACGTTCTGTGTGGGAAGATCGCCCGGGAAGTCTGCAGGCTCTATGGCAGCAAGCCCGGGCGCTGAATGCGAGGTCAGCCCAAGTCCGGGAAGCTCTGGTCGCAGAGCAATCCGCTACGGGGCGAGCCTCGCTGCCTCGGTGAGCTTGCGTGGCGGTCTCCAGTCGCGGGAAAGCCCTTGAATTCCGCACCGATGTGTGCTATATGAGAGACATTGTGAGGGGTCGTATGTTCGCGTTGAACGTACAGCGTAGCGGTTACTATTTCGGCTTTTGGTGGTGGTACGCCTCCGGCGTGCCCGCTGCCGACCGCTAGGCCCCGAAGGACTGGTTCAGGCCGCGAGCACGCTGAGGTGTTCGCGGCCTTTCTGTTTTTCCGCGAACGCCAGAGCACATCGGCAGCCTCTGAAGACGCCGTGCCCGCGGCCTTGGAAGCACTGGCCGAGGCCATCGAAAGATAGGGGACAGGCAGATGAGCAGGATCGTGACCTACGAGACGGATCCCGGAGGTGGTATCCCCCCGGCTGTGGCGGGCGCTGAGGATGAGACGCCCATCCTCGTTCTGGGCGGGCCCGCGAAGAAGGCGCTCGGGCACTTGGCGGGCTCTGCTCAGCGCGGGATCGTCTGGCCGGGGCCTGAACGCTCCGGTGTCGCCGTGATGTCGGTCGAGGCAAGCTCCGAGCTGGTGCGGCTCACGCGCGTGATTGTCTCGGCGCTGACCATGGGCGGCAACGGCACCGTGGCCGCCATGATCGAGGCGATGGAGAAGGAAGAGGCCAAGCCGGAGAAAGGTTTCTCGTCACCGCTGCAGGAGGCCGTCTTCTTGCTCCTGCTGCGTCCTCGCGTCCTGCGCGTCCGGCCGTCAAAACGCCACCTCGGACCCCTCATGCAGGATCTCGCCAAACGCCTTCAAGTCCTTCTCAGAATGAAGGTTGCCGCTCCGCGCGTGATCGTTCTTACCTCGACGAACGGCACGGCCCACGCCGAACCGGAAGCCGACGAAATGGAGTCAGAAAGCACCAGCACCGGCCAGCTCGGCCCACGCGACATCTACCGCGAAGTTCTCGCCCGTGTCCGCGCCGCGCTCACCGCCCGGACAACAGGGTAGGCGCGAGTTATCCACAATCGGTGCCGCCGCTCATACGGGAACAGTCGAGTCGGGTAAAGACACAACCACGTCATTCGCAATAAGGTTGAGGTCTAGTGGCTCAACGTCGTCTGCGCTAGGCTCTTACGGACCCGGAAGAACATCAAGCAGGACGCGAGGCATGCCAGTGTAAGGCTAGGGACCGGCAGTTCGGGCACAGGGGGCAGTTCGGCAATGATTGTGTAGCCCCAGAACCCTATGTAGCCCATCTCCGGGGCACTCGGTTGGTTCGTGTTCTCGATCCACCACGCGACATCGCTCTCGACGAATGTCGGGTAGCCGTCCAGGATCTCGATCGTGGCGAACGCGAAGGACTGGAACTCGGTCACGTGCCACGACCATTCGGGCGCGCCCGGCGCGAGCCAGTCGCGGTTGATGCCGTCCGCGCCGGCCTCGATCGCGGCCACCACGATCGGGTCGCCGACCGCCTCCGGTCCGAGCGTGATGAGGTCGCGGGCGTGCTGGATGTCCAGCGGGCGCTGGATCGGCACCACGTACGAGTCGCCGTAGATCTCCTGCCCCGGCCATTCGCCAACCACGAAGTACACGGTCTCGGCGAGAACCGGCTTGGCGGCAAGCCCGATCAGACCGGCTGCCAGCGCCGTGAGCAGCAAGCGAAGACCCTTCATTGATCCCTCTCCGAACCCCGTTTGGCCTGCACGCCGTGAATCGGTTTGAGAGACAGGAGTAATCACCTGTCCCTAGCACGAGACCTCGGCATCGTCCAGAGACGAAATGGGCGGGCACTGGGCGTTTCTGATCGAGAAGCTTCTCGCCCCGAGCCGCGCCGAGAGCCGACGCATGACGGGCAGTGGACGCGGCGTCCCCCGATTCAGCCAACTGCAACTGGACCCGACGGCGCTGCCGGCGAGCTTGTTCGTCGGTCCTGCTCGCGTCTCACGCGCATCCCGCGATCCGATCCTCCAAAGCATACCGCCTGGCTGCTCGGGCAACGCGGTCCCGGATCTGCGCCAGGTACGCTTCGCGCACCTGGCCATCGAACAGGATCCGCCTGTATTGCTCGTACAGGCCCGGGAACTCCTTGCGCAGGAGACTCGCCACAGCAGGCCACACCTTGGGCCTGGGATTGAGCGCGTCCACCCAGATCAAGTCAATCGCCAGGTCGGCGGCCCGCTCGAGCATCGAGTCAATGGCGGCCTGGCTGTCCGACAGGAACGGCAGCAGCGGGCCGAACATGACGGCCGTCTTCAGCCCTGCGCGTTGCGCTTCCTTGATGACCCGGAATCGCTCCTCCACGCTCGAGCATCCAGGCTCCCAGAGCTGCCTCAGACGCTCGTCGAGCGTGGTGACGGTCACCCCAATCTGCGCTCGTCGTCCCGAAAGGATGTCGAGATCGCGCAGCACGAGCGCGCTCTTGGTCAGAACGTCCACGTGGAATCCGCACATGAGCAACAGCTCGCAGCAGCGGCGCGTCAGTTTCCGCTCGGTCTCGATCGGCTGCCACGCGTCGCACGCGCTGCTGACGAAGACATGACCCGGCCTTGCACGCCGCAGTTGCCGTTCGAGCGCTTCCACCGCGTTGACCTTGATGTCCACGAACTCACCCCATGGCTCCGCATGGGGATGGAATCGCTGCATGAAGCGCGCGTAGCAGTAGACACAGCCGTGCGCGCAGCCGGTGTAGCAGTTGAGGGAGTAGTCGCTGATGGAGCTCCGATTCAGGATCGTCTTGCAGGCCGCCTCGCGCACGACGATTCTGCGCGGTGCGCTCATCCCGCCGTCGGCAGCTCCGTTGTGTGTCAGCATCAGACGAACTCCGCGCTGGAAGTCAGTCAGGTGAACGCCACCTACGCGGGGTGGTTCCCGCCCCGCGACGCGCTCCGTCCTCTCGATCCGCGCCTCGTGAACGCCAGAATGACCGGGGCATCCCCAAGCCTGCAAGGCTGCCGGCGGAAGCGCAGACCCGGCCGACACAGAGCCATAGCCCGCTTGCGGCAGCGTCGGGACTGGCCGAACTGCTTGACGCACTGCCCGTCTCGTTCCATGGACGGCCGTATGGCCTTGTTCTGCAGCGGCCGGTTCGTGGTCTCGTGTGGCGCGAAGATCGTTAGATCCGTTCTGCGCGCCGGTCTCAGTACGGACAGAGTGTGGCGCAGGTCGTGGGACAAGGCAAGAGCAGACCGTGTCATCACGACGCCGTGTCGAGCGAAGTTCTCGCGATCACGCGCTTGAAGCCGTTTTCGAAGATGGGGCAGGCGGTGACAGAGGCGCTTTTCCGTTAGCCCAATGCGCGTCGAGCACGGAGAAGCTTCCAGCGCATCTCGACTGGAGTTGCCCCCGGTCAGCGCCCTCGCCCCATCTGAGCCAGCATCTGCTCCAGTGCCGCTTGGCCGGGAGGGACAACGGGGGCTGAAGTCGGGACCGCCTCAAGCACCTCCAACAACTGCTCGGTTCTCCCCTGCGCCAGTGGCAGGTGTCCCGAGAAGATCGTCTTCGGGGCAATCTGACGGATCTTGTCCAGTGCCTCACTGAAGACGCCGGGGTCGACCATGTGGACCCACGGGTTGTCGGTGCTCGCCCAACTGAGCATGCCTTGAGCCAGGTCCGCCGCCGAGACACCATCGGCGTTCTGAGCGGGCGACGGGATGAGGGCGCCAAAGCAGTCGGCAGAGAAGAACGCTTCCGTCTTGCTGTCGTACATGCCGATGGTTGTTGGGTTGTCGAACAGGGGCGGTCTGACGGCGGTCAGCTTACGGTCGCCCGCGTTGATGCTGTCTCCGGGATTCAGCCAGTAGACCCGATCCATGGGCACCGGCCACGCCGTGCTCATTCTCAGCACGGCCAGGGAGTTGGCCGCAAGCCGCGCGTCAGGCGCGGCGTCGAGAACCCGTTGGATGCTGCCTGTGTGATCTGCATCATCGTGGGTCAGCCATATCCACTTCAGGTCTCGGGGGTCGATGACCGACTCGAGGGTCTTCATGAACTCGTCACTGTCGATCCCCATCCCCGTGTCAACAAGGACCGGCTCTCTGGCCTTGATGACGAAGGCATTAACCGGAAGGAATCCCGCGCCGGGGATCGGGAAGTGCGCGGG
This window of the Verrucomicrobiota bacterium genome carries:
- a CDS encoding PAS domain-containing protein, which produces MSPGEALSQIVEENVVLRSVLREQRKLQSALSHMNGRLRSFLATVPGVLYSFRPDGRLEYISPSVQGLLGQPDRFYLGDAGRYLDQVHPDDLGRVFHWRLQLIYARGPMASELRYRIVRPDDTVVEVLDRATAVFEDGELARVDGLIVVAAAHDAFPGERHTAAVAQA
- a CDS encoding glycosyltransferase — translated: MDASIVILTLNAGTRFRRVLEAIDAQRFDGSVEVLVLDSGSTDGTLELAAAHNRVRVHSIANFGHGRTRNEGARLAAGEFIVYLTQDALPLGERWLANLLAPFDDPKVAATYSRQVPYADATPMERFFLSKRFPDVRVVRPEPTKHRLGLYTVFFSNVSSAIRRTILLEHPFDDDLIMSEDQQFARDVIAAGWRTVYEPASVVRHSHRYTLWQVFTRYFDSLYSLEEIFDDSTGNVSFEGIKYTLSELWHVLTHHLHWLPYLLFYDASKAAGTLAGHLGHHLPIRIRRALSMHKNYWHTSGEVEHEGTRRTR
- a CDS encoding radical SAM protein → MLTHNGAADGGMSAPRRIVVREAACKTILNRSSISDYSLNCYTGCAHGCVYCYARFMQRFHPHAEPWGEFVDIKVNAVEALERQLRRARPGHVFVSSACDAWQPIETERKLTRRCCELLLMCGFHVDVLTKSALVLRDLDILSGRRAQIGVTVTTLDERLRQLWEPGCSSVEERFRVIKEAQRAGLKTAVMFGPLLPFLSDSQAAIDSMLERAADLAIDLIWVDALNPRPKVWPAVASLLRKEFPGLYEQYRRILFDGQVREAYLAQIRDRVARAARRYALEDRIAGCA
- a CDS encoding MBL fold metallo-hydrolase — protein: MDRPYHVTPDVEVLPAHFPIPGAGFLPVNAFVIKAREPVLVDTGMGIDSDEFMKTLESVIDPRDLKWIWLTHDDADHTGSIQRVLDAAPDARLAANSLAVLRMSTAWPVPMDRVYWLNPGDSINAGDRKLTAVRPPLFDNPTTIGMYDSKTEAFFSADCFGALIPSPAQNADGVSAADLAQGMLSWASTDNPWVHMVDPGVFSEALDKIRQIAPKTIFSGHLPLAQGRTEQLLEVLEAVPTSAPVVPPGQAALEQMLAQMGRGR